gaaaactttaGCTGTACCTGAATTGCTGTATGCCGGTCTGACATCTACTGAGATTGCAGAACAGCTGGGACTATCCAGATGTGCAGTctacaaaattaaaaagaagcTGAAAGATACTGGAACAGCCTTACGAAAGCCTGGGTCTGGTCGTCCCCGGTCTGTGCGGACCAAAAACTTGATTGACAAGGTCAAACGGCGCATCAAGACAAATCCTGTGAGGTCCATGAGAAAGATGGTACGTGAGCTTGATGTGAGCCGCTCAGAAAATGCAACGGCTCATCAAGAATGATCTGAACATGAAGTCCAGCAGGACGGAGCACCAGCACACAACTCCAAAAGGACTCAGGAATGGTTGGATGCCAACTTGCATGCACTCTGGTCCAAGGATATGTGGCCACCTCAGAGTCCAGATCTCAATCCCAACTGTGGAGGTCAGTGCCTGTAAGAAGCCGCACCCTTCTGTGCCAGCCTTGGTGAGGTCCATTCTTAGATCTTGGGAGAAGATGATGGCATCCTACATAAAGAAGACCTGTCCAGCATTCTGCAGGCACCTGCAGGCTGTTGTGACACTTAAGGGGGGACACATTGAAAAGTAGAATCGACCGTACATGCTCTTTACAACGATGTATAATTTGCGAATAAATTCTAATTCTAAGCTGAATAAACATGGTATTAAAGTTGTATTCTGAAAGTGTAAActtttttgggtcaccctgtaaaGTAACCTTTTGAACCCAAACTATAAACTCGGGTTCCGGCACCAACATAATTCACTAATTAGAAATTTCCGATCCAACCTTAAACgtttagcctagccacgctagacccatgttctgaagacgcaagggtctaggcacgctcgacagggagggaggcgggctaaaaggctgtctatcaaatcactctgcagcaattgggtaggtatacaaccaatcagtgcaacgaataggctcctggagcgccggaaatcagaggatgtggtagttcggtgaagccttatttatgcagtcaatgggtgaagctcaagtatattacagacatgttaacagaaagattattcagagtcggtgctaatggagctcaacgactgttgtcgtttttgttgtcgactctggcagagaattaaattcgttgctgtgggttgtctagcgcggctaggttagttgtttccggttgtttctgtcagaatcgtcacgcctctgtcgtcacttagttacgcccgccttctgactctacacttcatggtgattcgtccggccagttttaggagcatccaacctcgaggcttaccgagggtaactagacccaccctatcagagaattaaattcattgccgtgggttgtctagcgcggctaggctattaaACGTTAAGATAATTAGTGAATATACTCAACATTCGTCCAATTTTAAAGAGATTTTATTCAGGTCCAGCTGctgaaatgtgttcaaaatgtagaaattagcctttttttgttgtgaacTTCTTTGATACTTAAAATTTCTAATAAACAGTTTTTCATTTGTGGCAAACACCAAAcgtttttatcttttaacaaaGTGTCCCAACAAGACGATTAAATATCCTTCTGGACCTCTGAGGTTTCATAGATTAGATTTGTAGATAGAGATTTTGTCTGAAAAGtcattaaatatgaagaaaacaaaaagatgtcGATCATTTGTTGAGAGACGTTAAACGCTGAATGGAGTCAAAGATAATAGGACGGTTAAACGTTCAGATAACAAGTGAATTTATTCAACATTTGTCcagttttaaagtgattttcttCAGGTTCAGCtgctaaaatgtatttaaaatagaGAAATCAGCCACTTTTTGAAGAGATGAAAAGTCTTTAGTAAAcatcagacatttttattttctaacaaGTTGTGTCGAGAAGTTTACCCTTTATGTGTATCTGTCTTGGATTTAGTAAATATTGACAGTCAATTAAAAACCCTTACAgatgtgtatttgtttttaggATGGGATTTTTCCTGGTAACATGATTTCCTattttctcacctcaaatggcCTTTTGggacacacaaagcacacattTGTACATATCATACTTACATGTAGAGAGGAGTTGATTACAGCCtcataaaatgaacaataataatGGTATTAAAGCAAACAGAGCTCTGGTATTGGATCGGCAGATATCCAAATTCAGGTATCGGGATCGGATCGGAAGTGAAAAAACGTGGATGGGTGCATCTCTAATGTTATTACTTCATTCTAAAGCCACTTCCTGGACATGCTAACATCATTAATATCATTGTGCATCCCTAAATGAAGCATCTGTGAAAGCATTTTAAATACGCATTCTACAGAAAACACCTCCTGTCATAATATGCTGCGATGCAAACAGCCGTTCTCACACAAAAAATTATTATCCAGAGCAGAAAATCGATTTCATGGTCCACGTTTGGAGGATTTGCAGCCAGTCTGGCGGCACTAATAGGAATGAGGATGTAACACAAGCTCTGAGAAGCAGTCAGACATGATATGGAATCTGATGGCGCGGCGGGAGTTAAACCTTACTTGAGAAAATCTTGGAGGTAACTGAGCAGCAAAGCCAGACTCTTCTCATCCAGTGGAGTGTAGGCCAGCATGGCTCCGATACGAACTGTCGGTGGAGGGAAACAAGAGAGGATCAGTGCAGAGGAAGAGGCAGGACGGATGTGTGTTATGTAAAAATGTTAAAGGACCAATCGTTTGGAAACAGAAATTATTGACAGCTTCCACTTTATGTCAGTGTGTAAATTAAATCTGTAGAGTTTGAGCAGatggcaaaatatttcaaacatgttaACAGAACTTCCATAATAAGGTAAATTTgctatgtttttgttgtaaagaTATTTTTGTCTTCTCAAAAACAGCTTATGACCAAAACTAAAACCTTACTTAAAGCTACAATAATTGTTCTCAGAGGAGGATCTGATTTTCAGTCCTGATGAGTCCACAGAGgtggatctgtagtaggatcaaagaaagaaagaaagaaagaaagagagagagagagagagaaaggaggaaggaagaaaggaaggaatgaaggagagaggaaagaaagaaagagagagagaaaagaaagaaagagagagagagagaaagaaaagaaagaaagagagagagagagaaagaaagagaaagaaagagagagagagagaaaagaaagaaagagagagagagagaaagaaagaaagaaagagagagagagaaagaaagagaaagaaagagagagagagagaagaaagaaagagagagagaaaaagaaagagagagagaaaaagaaagaaagagagagagagaaagaaagaaagagagagagaaagaaagaaagaaagagaaagaaagaaagaaagagagagagagagagagaaagaaagaaagaaagagagagagagagagagaaagaaagaaagaaagagagagagagagagagagagagaaaggaggaaagaagaaaggaaggaatgaaggagagaggaaagaaagaaagaaagagagagagaaagaaaggaggaaggaagaaaggaagtaagtaaggagggaggaaggaaagaacaaaaggagggagggaggaagacagagagagagagagaaagaaatgaggaagaaagaaaggaaggaaaaggaaggaaggaggaaagaaagaaagcaagaaagaaagaaatgaggaaggaaggaaggagggaggaaggaaggaaaacagagagaaagaaaggaaaacagaaagaaagaaagaaagaaagaaagaaagaaagaggagggagggatggaagaggacagagagaaagaaagaaatgaggaaagaagaaaggaaggaaaaggaaggaaggaggaaagaaagaaagaaggcaggaaggaaggaaaattGATTTTTCAAAAAGAGTTGTGTATAATGACAAATGGAAACGACTTATTTCAATAAGTTGTGACATAACAAACATTTAGTTTTCATCACTAATCAGTAGTTTCCAGTTTCTCTGCTGTCTTTTAATCCGATGATCATGAACCATGTCTGACATCACGTGACATGAAAGAATAACTGCTAAACTTTTAAACTGGAAATAATCTCTGAACTCTTCTCTTttcgttttgtttgtttctttttcttctttgtggtttttaacAAACTTCTAGCCTGCATTTCAAATCACAAACTTGTTCAGTACATAATGAAGCTGCCTGCAGTAAATGGAGTTTGCATACACGATACTCCGTCATTAAATTGCTCCTTAAGCTTTGGCAGTGTTGCTCGCATATAAACGGCAGTCTGTGGCGGTGAATGAGCCGTCGTCTGTCTGAGCTCTCTGTTTTTTCTGGAATGAGACGCTGTGAAGTGACCTCTGCTGTACAGGAGAATGAAGGCCAGAATACCTCGTAAATGTGACATCATAAGTCAACAACAAggtttaatttttctttttgtgaatgCAGTGTGCTCCTGTAGCTTCTTGGTTAATTAAGTAACTTAAATACGTCACAAATCAAGGTACATAAAAGTCGCACAAACAGGTTTATAGGATCCCTAATGCTGCTCAATCGGCATCAGAATGGACAGCCACATAGTAAAAGCTCCACCAGATGACAAACCTGTGTTTTCAGTGTGCAGTGTGTAATTGCCCAGCCCTCGGTAGTGCAGCTTAACATCGGCAGCTATAATTGCATTCACCGTATCATAAACAGGAGCTGGCACTATAATTGAGCCTATTTGCTATCTacgtgtcattttaaaatgtgacctAATTAGAGCATCAAAAGAAACTGTAGAGCTCTcactcacactttcatttagAACATATTCTCATTCCTGTTTCTCACCTCAAGACTAATCCAAAGAACTGACTATTACCACAAAAATACTGGCATAGAACAGCTTGGTCAAGGACTAATTTGCTGCTTCTACAGTGGGATTTATCTTGGACAGAAGATCATTTACCAAGGGGCAAAATCGCTCACATAAATCTGAATTTGGAGCATTGGATTTTCAAATGACGACACTTCAAGTCACTGGAATTACCAATATCATTGTAACTAACTGTGGCTAGTCTGAATTGTCGCTAAGGTAACTATAATGTCTTTCTAACAAATCCAAACAGCAGTCCAAGATATCAAAGTTCAGCTCTGATTAGTCAAACTAGTAGATGTGGAAATCTGAAAACGTCAATCTGAGAAGGCGGATGTTTGAAATTTACGAGAAAGCTGCTCTGACAGCAGTACAACTTGGATGTTTAAAAAGCTGCTATTTGTCATAGCTTCTGACACAACTACAGGTATCTGTAAAGTTATTTTACTCAGTCTAAACTGCAGCTTAAGACATCTGTAATTATATTTTAACTGCATCTACAATGTCTAATTCAGCTTTAATTCAGGAAATCTTGACTTGAAGGGAGTTAAAGATATCTTGAACTCCACTTATGGGTCTGAATtcaaaaagactgaaagtgTCTAAAGTTGGAATTAATGCCAGTTGTAATTCAGTTGCAAATCTCTACTGAAAAGCTTCACAGCCATTAcctcactttagatatttttaggatatttttggaagatttttctcattttttgaaaatatttgcaagaattttcttgccaaatttgggggatgttttttgaataaaagttttaagggaaacttttaaaaaattattggaattttcttcctgaaaattttgcaaattttcagaaatttggggatttttttgctgaattttttttttagacaaggaaacaatattttttggtgcctgtaaatgaagacaacaggagggttaatcgtgattaattaatcacaaaGCCTGGaattaatcagattttttttttaaaccatgtcCCACCACTAATGTTTACCGTACTTGGTTAATGTGATTTTTCCTTCTGAACCTCAATGTCTGCACTTCACCTTCATCTTCACACAGGATTGTAAGctgttgtctgtgtttaatGGAGTTAATGTTGGAGAAAACCTGCTCAAATACGTACGTGGATCCGAacatcaacaggactccaaacaCATCGTTGGACGCCGGCGGGTGTCGCACATTTTGTCCGACAAATAattaaacactttttgttttgattttacacactgcaaaaactcaaaatcttaccaagtcagtttgtcttatttttagtctaaatgtctcatcccacttgatttaagataaattctcttaacaaatgacatttcagcaacatggagGGACTTGTTCTAAGACAATGCATcctaaatatcttgttaagtcaaacaatcttgtgATTATCCTGTTTtaaaccctcgtgtcgtcctgcgggtcaaactgacccgttttaaagtttgaaaatgtggaaaagtatatatatatatatatatatattcacagtgaaaacttccacattttcaaactttttggggaaattgttgaatattttttggtggaaaaaaaggaatgctaaaaaatgtttctttaaaaagctAATTTCGATggattttgttagattttttttcctgaatgttcttaaagaaaatattagaagtttaactgatatatatgaaatcactttagatattttaggatttttttggaagattgttattaattttttgaaaacatttacaattttaattttttttaagttttatttcttgccaaatgtggggatttttttttaaataaaacttttaaggaattttcttcctgaagattttgcaattttttataaatttggggaattttttgctgaactttGGGATTCTTtccagacaagggaacaatatttttggtgccataaatgaggacaacaggagggttaagacacctaagcttgacaatcctgttaaattataaattaaaataagttttcttagctaattttaagatttcaTTATTCTAAATATCGTATCTTATTTtgagaaatcttaccaagacatttttcacttgttctgttggcagattttttcacttatttcaaggtagaaGTTCATTGAaataaggttttttttcttgttttgataggggcattttttccagtgcgaGATCacaataatcttcaaatttagaattacgTTTTAAAAACTAAcgaagtaaaataaaataaattaaatttgaattaaatactcattatttattttccaaagccacagggagccacaacagaggatGAAAGATGCCGAGGGCTGCCGATCCCTGGTCCAGATATTGAAGCAGTTCTTTGTAGAAACGTTACGCTACAAATGAAACAAGCGTCTGCAGAAAACCTTTCACATTTCTTTCCGTGTTTTCCGTGTGTGTCGTACAGGTGCTCACCAAACAGACGCAGCAGGTGTGGCGCTCCGTACACCTGAGACATCGGCATGTCTGGGTGTTCAGCCAGGATCTCAGCGTACTGCGGCCTCTCAAACTTGTACAGAAGCTGAGTGCCCAGCATCACGTTGAAGTATTCCCGGATTCCCGCCACCACCTCATTAACAGCATACTCCCTGAACGAACGGACAAGAGAGCATTCACCGGAGAAAACCAACAAGGAGACGGCAGCAGTCACATCCTCAGAGAACCATTAACTGAATGGATTTGAAAACTTGCTCAAGGTTGGGGATGAATCATTGCTGAAGTCCTTCTTGAGCctctatttgtaaaaataatgcagtgaatcAGTGACTCTGCTACGGAAAAGCAGCAAAGTATAATATTAaccaccaaaaaataaataaaaaaacaaaaatgagtcaTCCTTGAAAAGAAGAAAGTTGTTTATCTTGTTCTTTAATGCAGCGCATGAATGCAGCAGACTGGTAAACAATTTCTAATCTATTCTATTTTTGACCACAttactgaacaacaacaaaacaacttttcCATGTATTTAAAGCAAATAGAGAACCTTGGAAATTTAACTTCAATAATCTACTGggattaataaaaataaatagtattctagaaaaaaaaacacaaatgtaatttataaataaaatgtcacacTGATGTACACGAGCACTCtgaagtctggggtcacttcgaaatgtccttattttgacagaaaagcagcttttgttcaatgaagataacactaaatgaatgataaatccagtgcagacattcttaatgtgctaaatgactattgtagctggaaacagctgatttcaagcaactttaactcactACAAGCAACTTTATTATCAAGTAATTTTAACTAATACCGAGCAACTTTACCTAATATAGAACTACttcaatatagagcaactttaatatggaacaactttaatatagagcaactttaatatggaacaactttaatatagagcaactttaaccaatatggagcaacttttatatagagcaactttaatatggaacaactttaatatagggcaactttaatacagagcaactttaaccaatatggagcaacttttatatagagcaactttaatatggaacaactttaatatagggcaactttaatacagagcaactttaaccaatatggagcaacttttaTAAAGAGTAACTTttatatagagcaactttaaccaatatggagcaacttttataaagagcaactttaaccaatatggagcaacttttaTATAGGGCAACTTTAatcaatatggagcaacttttatatagagcaactttaattcatgtacactaccattcaaaagtttggggtcacttagaaatgtccttatttttgaaagaaaatctttatttttcaatgaaaataacattaaactagaagttttaccacacttggaccgcccggcgacaaagatgacccctgtgaccttgaaaatgaggtcacggtcaccaaatgcgaacttgacctgtgtgttattatggtacacctgtgtaccaaatatggtgaggctacatcaatattttatggagttatcgcacggaaaccaaagtgttacagacaaacatgcaagcaagcaagaccgtgcaggtgaaaacaataccttccagCAAACatagttttgccgggcggtaataaatgataaatccagtgtagacattgctaatgtgtaAATgtctattctagctgtaaacagttgatttttaatggaatatctccataggggtacagaggaacatttccagcaaccatcactcctgtgttctaatgctacattgtgttagctaatggtgctgaaaggctcattgatggttagaaaacccttgtccagttatgttagcacatgggtAAAAgtgttcatggaaaacatggaattgtctgagtgacaACAGTAGATTTTCTTGTTACGTTCATTATTCCACAGGATGTGTAATTATGGCTGAGGCAGTGGTAAAAATAGCACTAAATTATAGTAGCTACTACATAAGGTTTGGGCTGAACCCTTGATCCTGcggaggtggtgggagacaggaggatgatgacaaagctgttgtctatcatggaggacacctcccaccccctgcaggaaacagtaagatcactgggcagctccttcagtgacagactgttTCACCCACAGTGTCTAAAGGAGAGATACCACAGGtctttccttcctgctgcagtcagtcTCTACAATCAAGCTCCCAGTAGTCTCAGTTCACCCActacaaactgtgcaataaaaatgcaaatgatgctgtgcaatttcataaaaattttgctgtaaatactgctttcttctcttcttctgaagaaaatatttttatgtatatatatatatacatatatatatatacactgtgtGCATCGTGTGCTGCACTCTTTCTTTGATTCaaatgttctatttgctgctgcaCGCTGTAAATTTctccgctgtgggattaataaaggtttaatctatctatctatctatcaggAGGTACAAGACATTAATGGGTACAATTGCTTCTTTAACAGGTGATAAAATGGACACACGCTGTCACGCTGAACACTATCGTCACAGTATACCAgcgtttcacattttaaaacaaaacatctcGGTGTTTTCTTACTTATTGTCCGAGTTTCCTTTAGATTTCTTGTAGTTTGCATAGTCCTCCAAGACGGTCTCTACATTCTTCTTAGCAGGCAGATGAAACAACTGCaaagccacagaaaacacatcTTTGTATCCAAAATGTTTATCagtaacattttcaaaaacgcagattttttttatagcaTAAAAGGCTCCACACACGGCTACATTGTTCATCTAGCTAGTTCACACTTCATTGTGTTATGAAGCTTCCAACGCTaaattctgtgctttttttttttcactacttTTCATGTTGGATTCCTTTTTGTAGCAGGTGTATATTAAAATGgtgtttcatatttattcaGAGTGTTTGTGTGGAATCTGTAGAATCTCAGCGACCGAGTTTCAAAGTGAACGCCTCTGGGTCGATTTATTGATTCAAATGAGgaaagaagctgctgctctgcggCACCAGCAGTCCCATACCTATAAAGCTGTGTTCATCAGATGTGCATTTCAACCTCTTCAGTGTCCAAACTACAGTCAGGATCCATATTTCTGATCATTAAACCAAGTTGGAAGCTCTCCCTTTTGTGACGCCATAAACAAGTTGCgcgtttttctgtttttatttaaccttcATTAAGCCAGGAATCATCAGGGAGAATCTGCTTTTTGAAATCTCTAACAGAAATATCTCTAGTGCACATGCAgtcatatattttaaaaatctagtGTCTGATTCATTTTTCAGACGTATGAATTCAAAGCTGTTGTCTTCTAAAGTATTTTCTGTCCAAAAACTTGAGAATTTCAAATCTCCACAGTTCAACACAGCCGAAGTAAAGCGGTGGAAGAATTCCAGTTTTCCCTCACCTGTTTCTGTCGTGTGATGAGGTCCCAGTCATCCACCAGCCAGGGCTTCAGCTCCTCGGGGATCTTCACTTTCACCTCCACACGGTTGGTGAACATCTCCTCctagaaacacaaacatttacattcatTAACTTTTTGGGGATGTATTTTGGTAATTATTTTCGTGTATTTTACTTCTCCTTCActgtacagaaacacaaacatgtgaaCTACAAAGCTTTATTCTGACATATTTGGATATTTTGCAGCTGTATAATTGGATTCTATTTAAAGAGGATAAAAGTGGTTAATAAGAGCTCAGATCGCTGGCTatgagcagcttcctggttcttGCACAAGGCAAACTGTTGGCTGCGTAGTGAAACCATCTTCTGctatttctttctctctgtccgtCTTTTCACCTGATCCACAGTATCCTACAATGAAAGCCTTCCAGTAACCATCCAGCTGTGCCCAAGCCGTGTTTATAAAAGGGTATTGAGTCAAGTAATCAGCTTTCGTTTTTACTGTACAAAAGCCCAAGACTCCCTATGCAGAAATTCTCATTGTTCACTGAGAGAATATGTCCACACTTTACAGGTTTTCCcatttttgattgtttaaaatAATCCACAATGGTTTAAAACCTTCCTCCAGGTATtgtaagttgttgtttttttttaccatggtaacatgtttttttgctgttcttTATGAGCTAGAAGACAGATCATGAGTGAAAGAAGCAAAGattgagcatttccaccttaaagctgcagattcagACAGTGTGTTTCACGTGTGGAGTTACATCGAAGCCATTTTAAAGCATGAAGGGATCATTTCTATGGAAAAAACAATTCAACATGTCATTCTGATACGCAGAGATGTGTTTGAGGGGTTTAATCAACAACTAGAGACTTTAATGTGACGGGTGAAGCTGAATAATGAGGTGAATGTGCCGTCATGTGCCTCCATAATGTTTCCATTAAAGCCATTATGgaggagggttttttttgtttaatttgtctgattcacataaaatgaatatactgaccattagtggacttgtatgtatggtctctaaaagaataaaaaataaaaaaataactgtggacatggcaggacctgaaaaacatcagccaatcaatgcgctcggaccgaggcgtttgctttgctctctttcctgtcaatcaaaaatcttccggctcaggccgagttacgtagattacgtacgccttggacttacgtgttttctgtatgtgttgctttggtatagcttcgtagttagctggagacttgttttgctcatctttttttacataatggcagataaagatccagggggacccagccgtaaaagaaagcttcacgagtcctacgcaagtttctggaggggggcgtttctttgtaaatgttaagaggggggaggttagaggggggtgagggagaggttgtatgtgcgcatacGCATGCTacgtcgtaggaaattaaatctcctctaatgccatTAACTAAGGATACGTACGCTCTCCACAGTAGGATCAACCCGAGCCCTCTTCTTCCGGGGTCCCTGGGGCGGCTCTCCACTGCTGGTACCTTCGCCCGGCCCTGGGGCTAAAAACAAGACATCCATCACGGCTCATTAATCCTGCAGAACTGAC
This genomic interval from Acanthochromis polyacanthus isolate Apoly-LR-REF ecotype Palm Island chromosome 2, KAUST_Apoly_ChrSc, whole genome shotgun sequence contains the following:
- the LOC110948489 gene encoding mortality factor 4-like protein 1 isoform X1 translates to MAPKQDPKPKFQEGERVLCFHGPLLYEAKCVKINIKDKQIKYFIHYSGWNKNWDEWVPESRVLKYVDSNLAKQKELQKANQDHYVEGKMRGLAPSKKIAAVQQKNVDLKVKKAKQKTPGPGEGTSSGEPPQGPRKKRARVDPTVESEEMFTNRVEVKVKIPEELKPWLVDDWDLITRQKQLFHLPAKKNVETVLEDYANYKKSKGNSDNKEYAVNEVVAGIREYFNVMLGTQLLYKFERPQYAEILAEHPDMPMSQVYGAPHLLRLFVRIGAMLAYTPLDEKSLALLLSYLQDFLKYLVKNSSTLFSAGDYEVAPPEYHRKAV
- the LOC110948489 gene encoding mortality factor 4-like protein 1 isoform X2, whose protein sequence is MAPKQDPKPKFQEGERVLCFHGPLLYEAKCVKINIKDKQIKYFIHYSGWNKNWDEWVPESRVLKYVDSNLAKQKELQKANQDHYVEGKMRGLAPSKKIAAVQQKNVDLKVKKAKQKTPGPGEGTSSGEPPQGPRKKRARVDPTVESEEMFTNRVEVKVKIPEELKPWLVDDWDLITRQKQLFHLPAKKNVETVLEDYANYKKSKGNSDNKEYAVNEVVAGIREYFNVMLGTQLLYKFERPQYAEILAEHPDMPMSQVYGAPHLLRLFVRIGAMLAYTPLDEKSLALLLSYLQDFLNCTDQSSSSVTVRSPSPAGTW